In a single window of the Pseudobacteroides sp. genome:
- a CDS encoding PspA/IM30 family protein: MGLFSRLGAMVRGFFGMFVGNMEERNPDLLFEDIKNQVDKARKEAEQQIIEIQTSAELIKIEMKNAEKNLNAVRARVEAAQRQGDKDILVELLVQEEELQTTYETHKATYDNAMVEVARIREDFKIFESEMSAKLSELKTLKSQAKMASLRENINSVNAKYSSRNTRVGSINDSMERAREIVNKKTARANAVESLNADNTEMKIKRLDMNSARERAKARAEAMLSGDQGFEVKEKNENKTTN; encoded by the coding sequence ATGGGATTGTTCAGTAGGCTTGGTGCTATGGTAAGAGGTTTCTTCGGTATGTTCGTAGGAAACATGGAAGAGAGAAATCCGGATTTACTGTTTGAAGATATAAAGAATCAGGTTGATAAGGCAAGAAAAGAAGCAGAACAGCAGATAATTGAAATTCAGACAAGTGCTGAGCTTATAAAGATAGAAATGAAAAATGCCGAAAAAAACCTTAATGCTGTAAGAGCAAGGGTTGAAGCGGCTCAGAGACAGGGAGACAAGGATATACTTGTTGAGCTTCTGGTACAGGAAGAAGAGCTTCAGACTACCTATGAGACCCATAAGGCAACTTATGATAATGCAATGGTTGAAGTTGCACGTATCAGAGAAGACTTTAAGATATTCGAATCTGAAATGTCTGCAAAGCTCAGCGAGCTGAAGACGTTGAAGTCACAGGCAAAGATGGCTTCATTGAGAGAAAATATAAATTCTGTTAATGCAAAGTACTCTTCAAGGAATACAAGAGTTGGAAGTATAAACGATAGCATGGAAAGAGCTAGAGAAATAGTTAATAAGAAAACCGCAAGGGCAAATGCAGTAGAATCTTTGAATGCTGATAATACAGAAATGAAGATAAAGAGATTGGATATGAATTCTGCAAGAGAAAGAGCCAAAGCCAGAGCAGAAGCTATGCTTTCCGGAGATCAAGGGTTTGAAGTGAAAGAAAAGAATGAAAATAAAACAACCAATTAA
- a CDS encoding sporulation peptidase YabG, translated as MNRVKIGDIVLRKSYGCDILFRVADKNVIDGKEIFILNGIHYRIQADSCEDDLVINERSNEIDNFHIAAKTIT; from the coding sequence ATGAATAGAGTAAAAATTGGTGACATAGTTCTACGAAAGTCATATGGATGCGATATTTTATTTAGAGTAGCAGATAAAAACGTTATTGATGGCAAGGAAATATTTATACTTAATGGCATCCATTATAGAATACAAGCAGATTCCTGCGAGGACGACCTTGTTATTAACGAAAGATCAAATGAGATTGATAATTTCCATATTGCCGCCAAAACAATAACATAA
- a CDS encoding formate--tetrahydrofolate ligase, whose product MLTDIQIAQQCSMLPITKIAEEIGLTAEEIELYGKYKAKLTEDVWKRLKNKKDGKLVLVTAINPTPAGEGKTTTTVGLGQAMKKIGKKAIIALREPSLGPVMGVKGGAAGGGYAQVVPMEDINLHFTGDMHAITAANNLLSAAIDNHIHQGNSLGIDVRQIVWKRALDMNDRALRDVIVGLGGKVNGFPRQDGFVITVASEIMAILCLASDLMDLKERLGRIIIGYNYGGQPVTAKDLNVDGAMTLLLKDAIKPNLVQTLENTPCLMHGGPFANIAHGCNSIMATKLALKLGDYVITEAGFGADLGAEKFLNIKCRYAGLKPDAIVLVATIRALKYNGGVKKDQLKEENLEVLKKGFVNLEKHVENLRKFGAPVMVAINHFDTDSDSEVEYVRSQCLKLGVEVAFSQVFAKGGEGGMELAKKLVKLIESTPSDFKMLYDDKLPIKEKVDIIVREIYGGKGVVYTQSAEKSIKKIEDMGLHKLPICMAKTQYSLSDNPVLLGRPQGFDVTVREVRISAGAGFIVAITGEIMTMPGLPKTPAAEKIDIDESGKITGLF is encoded by the coding sequence ATGTTGACTGATATTCAAATAGCACAGCAATGTTCAATGCTGCCTATTACAAAGATTGCTGAAGAAATAGGGTTAACCGCTGAAGAAATCGAGTTGTATGGCAAATACAAGGCCAAGCTTACTGAAGATGTATGGAAAAGGCTTAAGAATAAAAAAGACGGAAAACTCGTGCTGGTAACTGCTATAAATCCTACTCCGGCTGGTGAAGGAAAAACTACAACGACAGTTGGCCTTGGACAGGCTATGAAAAAAATCGGGAAGAAGGCTATTATTGCACTGAGGGAACCATCCCTTGGACCTGTTATGGGTGTAAAGGGAGGAGCAGCAGGAGGAGGCTATGCCCAGGTAGTCCCAATGGAAGATATCAACCTTCACTTTACAGGGGACATGCATGCAATTACTGCTGCAAACAACCTTTTGTCGGCAGCTATTGACAACCATATACATCAAGGCAATTCTCTCGGCATAGATGTGAGACAAATTGTCTGGAAAAGAGCTCTTGATATGAATGACAGGGCACTTAGAGATGTAATTGTAGGACTTGGCGGTAAGGTCAACGGTTTTCCAAGGCAGGATGGCTTTGTAATAACTGTTGCATCTGAAATAATGGCAATACTATGCCTTGCATCAGATCTTATGGACCTTAAGGAACGCCTGGGAAGGATTATAATCGGTTATAATTACGGCGGGCAGCCTGTCACAGCAAAAGACCTAAACGTGGACGGGGCAATGACGCTGCTTTTAAAAGATGCTATTAAACCCAACCTAGTACAGACCCTGGAGAATACTCCCTGTCTAATGCATGGGGGACCATTTGCCAATATTGCACATGGATGCAACAGCATAATGGCAACCAAACTGGCCTTGAAGCTAGGAGATTATGTTATTACTGAAGCTGGATTTGGTGCTGATTTAGGTGCAGAAAAATTCCTTAATATAAAGTGCAGGTATGCAGGGTTAAAACCTGATGCAATTGTATTGGTAGCTACTATAAGGGCTTTGAAGTACAACGGCGGAGTAAAGAAGGATCAGCTTAAGGAGGAAAACCTGGAGGTACTAAAAAAAGGTTTTGTAAATTTGGAAAAGCATGTTGAGAACCTAAGAAAGTTTGGTGCCCCTGTTATGGTAGCTATTAACCATTTTGATACTGATTCCGATAGTGAGGTAGAATATGTAAGGAGTCAATGCCTTAAGTTGGGCGTCGAGGTTGCTTTCTCACAGGTGTTCGCAAAGGGCGGAGAAGGTGGTATGGAACTGGCTAAGAAGCTGGTAAAGTTAATTGAAAGTACGCCATCAGATTTTAAAATGCTCTATGATGACAAACTCCCGATAAAGGAAAAGGTTGACATCATAGTAAGGGAGATATACGGAGGAAAGGGTGTTGTTTACACCCAGTCAGCTGAAAAATCAATTAAAAAGATAGAAGATATGGGGCTTCACAAGCTGCCCATATGCATGGCAAAGACACAGTATTCATTATCGGACAACCCTGTTCTTTTAGGCAGACCTCAGGGCTTTGACGTAACAGTCAGGGAGGTAAGGATATCTGCAGGTGCCGGGTTTATTGTAGCTATTACAGGGGAAATAATGACTATGCCAGGGCTTCCCAAGACGCCAGCTGCTGAGAAGATAGATATAGATGAAAGCGGTAAAATAACAGGCTTGTTTTGA
- a CDS encoding CotS family spore coat protein has translation MLDTEIEREIASKYNITVKNIAPLRDAHILNTSKGKKLIKKTKLPPERIIFIHAAKEYLYGNNFTNLDRYLCTTDNLPYMIFDNNVYTISDQYDGRECNFDDARDVSNAAILLSSMHKASKGFIKPAGCIPRDELGKLPIYFTKRLEDIKRLRNIAKKEGSKFDYLYLKHFDYFYNLGQSGLNQIQASKYSELVEKARREGSLCHHDFTYHNIICSDNKTFAINFDYCCFELCVYDLANFLRRKMRKCKWNHNEARIILDKYRSVHNIDKSEFEVLKIILQFPQKFWRVANKYYNSKRSWSEKSYLSKLQEVIDEIEYHNKFIDKFDTFF, from the coding sequence ATGCTGGATACTGAAATAGAAAGGGAAATAGCTTCTAAATACAACATTACAGTTAAAAATATAGCACCTTTAAGAGATGCTCATATATTAAATACATCTAAAGGCAAAAAGCTTATAAAAAAAACTAAACTACCCCCGGAAAGGATTATTTTCATACATGCAGCAAAGGAATATCTTTATGGAAATAACTTTACTAATCTTGACAGGTACCTTTGTACAACAGATAATTTGCCTTACATGATATTTGATAACAATGTTTATACGATATCCGATCAATATGATGGGAGGGAGTGTAATTTTGATGATGCAAGGGATGTGAGTAATGCTGCAATCCTTTTATCTTCAATGCATAAAGCCTCAAAAGGCTTTATAAAACCTGCCGGATGCATTCCGAGAGATGAACTGGGCAAGCTTCCTATTTATTTTACAAAACGGTTGGAAGACATTAAGAGACTTAGGAATATTGCTAAAAAGGAAGGAAGTAAATTTGATTATTTATACCTTAAGCATTTCGACTATTTTTATAACCTGGGTCAAAGCGGCTTAAACCAAATTCAAGCCTCCAAATACAGTGAACTTGTTGAGAAGGCAAGAAGAGAAGGGTCCCTATGCCATCATGATTTTACATACCACAATATAATTTGCAGCGACAACAAAACTTTTGCCATAAACTTTGATTATTGTTGTTTTGAGCTTTGCGTATATGACCTTGCCAACTTTCTTAGAAGAAAAATGCGAAAATGCAAGTGGAATCACAATGAAGCAAGGATAATACTTGATAAGTATCGGTCAGTTCACAATATCGATAAATCAGAGTTTGAAGTGCTGAAGATTATTTTACAGTTTCCTCAGAAATTCTGGAGGGTGGCAAACAAATACTATAACAGCAAACGCAGTTGGTCGGAAAAAAGCTACCTGTCAAAGCTTCAGGAAGTAATTGATGAAATAGAATATCACAATAAATTTATAGATAAATTCGATACATTTTTTTAA
- a CDS encoding glycosyltransferase family 39 protein translates to MKASKLFSRQNIFLFLIISISLIIKLYLIFTYKNRLTLSSDDLNYIKSAVALIRSGIFTFHNYNEPTVFVMPLYPLFLAAFFKVLGYGILGLQAVRVAQAIISCASILIIFLTTKKLFNTKAAFIASFFYAFYIPNIITTGYFLTETLFAFLLISLIYLSIVFAEAPSKIKFAGLGLLYTIATLCRPTLAFFPVFLLIYCLLKKIKFKNLIAPFIAFSFIFILFMTPWWVRNYKEYGEFIPLSAASGNPMLQGTYVDYKQTPENTVYYKLGKTAFETNKIEIDVAKTRMKNEFKKDFWGYLNWYTVKKTIFLWYSAFYWKPFWGINTVFVVGTHYILLLGIPVLIYCLFKNFRHHFLTASIIIYFNIAHCYYMTFDRYAFPLLTILSVYSAYFFSGIFEKNKLKY, encoded by the coding sequence ATGAAGGCTAGTAAATTATTTTCCAGGCAAAATATATTTTTATTTCTGATAATATCTATATCGCTTATAATCAAGCTCTACCTAATATTTACATACAAAAATCGCTTAACTTTATCAAGCGATGATCTAAACTACATAAAAAGTGCTGTTGCTTTAATAAGGTCAGGTATCTTTACATTTCACAATTATAATGAACCTACGGTATTTGTTATGCCGCTTTATCCTTTATTTCTAGCTGCTTTCTTCAAGGTATTAGGGTATGGTATTTTGGGTTTGCAGGCTGTTAGAGTTGCTCAGGCAATTATCAGCTGTGCATCGATACTCATTATATTTCTTACTACTAAAAAGCTTTTTAACACTAAAGCAGCTTTTATTGCATCTTTTTTTTATGCCTTTTATATACCTAACATAATTACTACCGGTTATTTCCTGACTGAAACCTTATTTGCATTTCTTTTAATATCTCTTATTTATTTATCGATTGTCTTTGCGGAGGCCCCTAGCAAAATAAAATTTGCAGGCCTTGGATTATTATATACTATAGCTACCCTATGTAGGCCAACATTGGCTTTTTTCCCTGTATTTCTTCTTATTTATTGTCTCCTTAAGAAAATTAAATTCAAAAATCTTATCGCTCCTTTTATAGCCTTCTCATTTATATTTATCTTATTTATGACTCCTTGGTGGGTAAGAAACTACAAAGAATATGGGGAATTCATTCCGTTGTCTGCAGCAAGCGGAAATCCAATGCTTCAAGGAACATATGTGGACTATAAGCAAACCCCTGAAAATACTGTCTATTACAAGCTTGGTAAAACAGCTTTTGAAACTAACAAAATTGAAATTGATGTTGCTAAAACACGAATGAAAAATGAGTTTAAAAAGGATTTCTGGGGATATTTAAATTGGTACACAGTGAAGAAAACTATTTTTCTTTGGTATAGTGCATTTTACTGGAAGCCATTTTGGGGCATCAACACCGTTTTTGTTGTAGGAACGCATTATATACTGCTTTTAGGGATTCCAGTACTTATATATTGTTTATTTAAAAATTTTCGCCATCACTTTTTAACTGCATCAATTATTATTTATTTCAATATAGCACATTGCTATTACATGACATTTGACAGGTATGCATTCCCTCTTCTTACAATACTGTCAGTCTATTCAGCTTACTTTTTCTCAGGCATTTTTGAGAAAAACAAACTCAAATATTGA
- a CDS encoding pro-sigmaK processing inhibitor BofA family protein, with product MDLSYEMILAYMVGIIFLFFIGRIFLVPLKIILKLVYNCLLGAILLVAINFIGKTFGFTIPLNIFSAALVGFLGIPGMLLLVALKLLYF from the coding sequence TTGGACTTGAGCTATGAAATGATTTTAGCTTATATGGTAGGTATTATTTTTTTATTTTTTATAGGAAGGATTTTTTTAGTACCTTTAAAAATAATTTTAAAGCTGGTATATAACTGTTTATTAGGGGCAATATTGCTTGTTGCAATTAATTTTATAGGGAAAACTTTTGGTTTTACCATTCCCTTAAATATTTTTTCTGCAGCACTTGTAGGGTTCCTAGGCATTCCTGGAATGCTTCTCCTGGTGGCACTAAAGCTTCTTTACTTTTAA
- a CDS encoding single-stranded DNA-binding protein produces the protein MNKVVLLGRLTHDPELRYTPSNKSVCNFKIAVNRRFSRQGEEQQADFFPIVCWEKTAEFCNNYFKKGQQVALIGRLQTRSWDDADGKRHYITEIVADEVFFADSKKDSNTIVDTVYDNPSSQLDSTGNFYSVSEDFDLPF, from the coding sequence ATGAACAAAGTAGTGCTTTTAGGCAGATTAACACATGATCCGGAGTTGAGATACACTCCCTCGAACAAATCCGTTTGCAATTTCAAAATTGCTGTGAACAGAAGATTTTCAAGGCAAGGTGAAGAGCAACAGGCTGACTTTTTCCCAATAGTATGCTGGGAAAAAACCGCTGAGTTTTGCAATAATTATTTCAAGAAAGGCCAACAAGTTGCTTTAATTGGAAGATTGCAGACAAGAAGCTGGGATGATGCTGACGGTAAAAGGCATTACATCACTGAAATAGTAGCAGATGAGGTATTTTTTGCAGACAGCAAGAAAGATTCAAATACAATTGTAGACACTGTATATGATAATCCCTCCAGTCAACTGGACAGCACTGGCAACTTTTATTCAGTATCAGAGGATTTTGATTTACCTTTTTAG
- a CDS encoding alpha/beta hydrolase, with protein MGYYINVEPNVNIFVEDINPKGRKTILFLHGWPGNHNLFEYQFNQLPKLGYRCIGMDIRGFGLSAKPWHGYDYNRLSDDVRYVIDTLQLKSIVLAGHSTGGAIVIRYMSRHSGYGVSKLALFAAAAPSLIQRPYFPYGLPKQAVLDIIQGTYHDRPNMIKSFGNMILHNYATPALSEWIYLLGLQASSWATAAIANTWLEDEGLFRDLEKIHVPTLILHGLNDKVCLYPLATAQKNGIKNSKLVPIESCGHFLFYDQQEKFNQELVGFIEGKI; from the coding sequence GTGGGATATTATATTAATGTAGAACCTAATGTAAATATTTTTGTGGAGGACATTAACCCAAAAGGCAGAAAAACCATTTTGTTTCTGCATGGATGGCCTGGAAATCACAATTTGTTTGAATACCAATTTAATCAACTGCCAAAACTGGGCTACCGATGCATCGGTATGGATATCAGGGGCTTTGGCCTATCGGCTAAACCATGGCATGGCTATGATTATAACAGACTATCCGATGATGTTCGATATGTCATAGACACACTTCAACTAAAAAGCATTGTTCTTGCCGGGCACTCAACGGGCGGAGCGATAGTTATCCGATACATGTCCAGGCATAGCGGCTACGGTGTTTCCAAACTGGCTCTTTTTGCAGCTGCCGCCCCTAGCCTAATTCAGCGTCCATATTTTCCATATGGTTTGCCAAAGCAGGCGGTATTAGATATAATTCAAGGTACATATCATGATCGGCCTAACATGATTAAAAGCTTTGGTAATATGATCCTACATAATTACGCTACCCCTGCCCTATCCGAATGGATTTACTTATTAGGGCTTCAGGCTTCAAGTTGGGCTACAGCAGCTATTGCCAATACCTGGCTGGAAGATGAAGGTTTATTTAGGGATTTGGAAAAAATTCATGTACCCACTCTGATTCTCCATGGACTTAATGATAAGGTATGCCTTTATCCCTTGGCAACGGCTCAAAAAAACGGAATTAAAAACTCCAAACTCGTGCCTATTGAATCATGTGGTCATTTTCTGTTTTATGATCAGCAGGAAAAGTTCAATCAAGAACTTGTTGGATTTATTGAAGGCAAGATTTGA